One genomic segment of Lysobacter sp. 5GHs7-4 includes these proteins:
- a CDS encoding XRE family transcriptional regulator: protein MKSSHPTIGGLLRSLRARNKWTLKQMSERSGIPLSTLSKIEHDRLSLTYDRLQQLSERLNIRMSELFAENEDVGTPAVTARRSVGRLSDAVRVDSKNYEYFYLCPELRRKRMLPSVARLRAHSLEEFGPFIRHPGEEFIYVLEGTVVLHTEFYDPLTLQQGESVYIDSNMGHAYVIGPDSQAATVMGISATDDDQSVIEALMAGEGAR, encoded by the coding sequence ATGAAGTCGTCTCACCCGACCATCGGCGGCCTGCTGCGCTCCCTGCGCGCACGCAACAAGTGGACGCTGAAGCAGATGAGCGAGCGATCCGGGATCCCGCTGTCCACCCTGTCCAAGATCGAGCACGACCGTTTGTCGCTGACCTACGACCGGCTGCAGCAGCTCAGCGAGCGCCTGAACATCCGCATGTCGGAGCTGTTCGCCGAGAACGAGGACGTGGGCACGCCGGCGGTGACGGCGCGGCGCAGCGTTGGCCGCCTCAGCGACGCGGTGCGCGTGGACAGCAAGAACTACGAATACTTCTATTTGTGTCCGGAGCTGCGCCGCAAGCGCATGCTGCCGAGCGTGGCGCGGCTGCGGGCGCACAGCCTGGAGGAGTTCGGCCCCTTCATCCGCCATCCGGGCGAGGAGTTCATCTACGTGCTGGAAGGCACCGTGGTGCTGCATACCGAGTTCTACGACCCGCTGACCCTGCAGCAGGGCGAGTCGGTCTACATCGACTCCAACATGGGCCATGCCTATGTGATCGGGCCGGATTCGCAGGCGGCCACGGTGATGGGGATCAGCGCGACCGACGACGACCAGAGCGTGATCGAAGCCTTGATGGCGGGCGAAGGCGCCCGCTGA
- the ung gene encoding uracil-DNA glycosylase encodes MNGDDGERVRLEPSWKARVGDWFAREDMRALSAFLRERKAAGARIYPPGPQIFAAFDATPFDRVKVVVLGQDPYHGPGQAHGLCFSVQPGVPVPPSLQNIYKEIHRDLGLPHPDHGYLMAWAHQGVLLLNAVLTVEDGRAGSHQGKGWEGFTDHVVDTLNRERDGLVFLLWGSYAQAKGKVIDPRRHRVLKAPHPSPLSAHRGFIGCGHFSAANEYLSRQGQAPIDWSLPPRSAL; translated from the coding sequence ATGAACGGCGACGACGGCGAGCGCGTCAGGCTGGAGCCTTCGTGGAAGGCGCGTGTCGGCGACTGGTTCGCGCGCGAGGACATGCGCGCGCTGTCGGCGTTCCTGCGCGAGCGCAAGGCCGCCGGCGCCCGCATCTATCCGCCCGGTCCGCAGATCTTCGCCGCTTTCGACGCCACGCCCTTCGACCGGGTCAAGGTGGTCGTGCTCGGCCAGGATCCGTACCACGGCCCTGGCCAGGCCCACGGCCTGTGCTTCTCGGTGCAGCCGGGCGTGCCGGTGCCGCCGTCGCTGCAGAACATCTATAAGGAAATCCACCGCGACCTCGGCCTGCCGCACCCGGATCACGGCTATCTGATGGCCTGGGCGCACCAGGGCGTGCTGCTGCTCAATGCGGTGCTGACGGTCGAGGACGGTCGCGCCGGCAGCCACCAGGGCAAGGGCTGGGAGGGCTTCACCGACCACGTCGTCGATACCCTCAACCGCGAACGCGACGGCCTGGTGTTCCTGCTCTGGGGCAGCTACGCGCAGGCCAAGGGCAAGGTGATCGACCCGCGCCGCCATCGCGTGCTCAAGGCGCCGCATCCCTCGCCCTTGTCGGCCCATCGCGGCTTCATCGGCTGCGGGCACTTTTCGGCGGCCAACGAGTATCTGAGCCGCCAGGGCCAGGCGCCGATCGATTGGTCGTTGCCGCCGCGCAGCGCACTTTGA